A single window of Archangium gephyra DNA harbors:
- the purN gene encoding phosphoribosylglycinamide formyltransferase, whose product MSGRTKLGVLVSGSGSNLQALLDACARPDFPAEVAVVVSNVPTAFALERAKKAGVATVVLEHKAFGSRADFEKALVEKLVAAGVEWVCLAGFMRLLGADFLGRFAGKVLNIHPSLLPAFTGLHAQRQALERGVKLAGCTVHFVDPGMDTGPIIAQAVVPVLPGDDEAALTARILKEEHRLYPLVVKLVATGAVRLEGGRVVTAAGPAVGELSLRNPGEPG is encoded by the coding sequence ATGAGCGGCCGGACGAAGCTGGGCGTGCTGGTGTCGGGCAGTGGGAGCAACCTGCAGGCGCTGCTCGACGCGTGCGCGCGGCCGGACTTCCCGGCCGAGGTGGCGGTGGTGGTGTCCAACGTGCCCACGGCCTTCGCGCTGGAGCGGGCGAAGAAGGCCGGAGTGGCCACGGTGGTGCTGGAGCACAAGGCCTTCGGCTCCCGGGCGGACTTCGAGAAGGCGCTGGTGGAGAAGCTGGTGGCGGCGGGCGTGGAGTGGGTGTGCCTGGCGGGCTTCATGCGGCTGCTGGGCGCGGACTTCCTGGGGCGCTTCGCGGGGAAGGTGCTGAACATCCACCCCTCGCTGCTGCCGGCCTTCACGGGGCTGCATGCGCAGCGGCAGGCGCTGGAGCGCGGGGTGAAGCTGGCCGGGTGCACGGTGCACTTCGTGGACCCGGGCATGGACACGGGCCCCATCATCGCGCAGGCGGTGGTGCCGGTGCTGCCGGGGGATGACGAGGCGGCGCTGACGGCGCGCATCCTGAAGGAGGAGCACCGGCTGTACCCGCTGGTGGTGAAGCTGGTGGCCACGGGCGCGGTGCGGCTGGAGGGCGGGCGCGTGGTGACGGCGGCGGGCCCGGCGGTGGGCGAGCTGAGCCTGCGCAACCCCGGGGAGCCGGGATGA
- a CDS encoding DUF523 domain-containing protein — MTREERLAALREAPVVLVSACLLGEACRYDGKSKGSSPVMRALEGKEVVPVCPETGAGLGIPRPAVELKGGAGAEVLAGRARAAEVESGKDRTEAFRQGAELALAAARRFGVRVAVLKERSPSCGTQGTHVDGAVVRGQGVTAALLSQAGLIVVSDEEL, encoded by the coding sequence ATGACGCGCGAGGAGCGCCTGGCGGCACTGCGCGAGGCACCCGTGGTGCTGGTGAGCGCGTGCCTGCTGGGCGAGGCGTGCCGGTACGACGGCAAGTCGAAGGGCTCGAGCCCGGTGATGCGGGCGCTGGAGGGCAAGGAGGTGGTGCCCGTGTGTCCGGAGACGGGCGCGGGCCTGGGCATTCCGCGGCCCGCGGTGGAGCTTAAGGGCGGTGCGGGCGCGGAGGTGCTGGCGGGCCGGGCCCGGGCGGCGGAGGTGGAGTCGGGGAAGGATCGGACGGAGGCCTTCCGTCAGGGCGCGGAGCTGGCGCTGGCGGCCGCACGGCGCTTCGGGGTGCGCGTGGCGGTGCTCAAGGAGCGCAGCCCCTCGTGCGGCACCCAGGGCACACACGTGGATGGCGCGGTGGTGCGGGGCCAGGGCGTCACGGCCGCCCTGCTCTCCCAGGCCGGGCTCATCGTGGTGAGCGACGAGGAGCTGTAA
- the rpmB gene encoding 50S ribosomal protein L28, with translation MAWKCDICGKRPLVGNNVSHANNKTKKRTLPNLQKIRASVEGRTERVLACTRCIKAGKVTKAA, from the coding sequence ATGGCCTGGAAGTGTGACATCTGCGGGAAGCGGCCGCTCGTGGGCAATAACGTCAGCCACGCGAACAACAAGACGAAGAAGCGGACCCTCCCGAATCTGCAGAAGATCCGGGCGTCCGTCGAAGGGCGCACGGAGCGCGTGCTGGCCTGCACCCGCTGCATCAAGGCGGGCAAGGTGACGAAGGCCGCCTGA
- a CDS encoding FAD-dependent monooxygenase: MCAAKRKALIIGGGVGGLTAALALRRSGWGVEVFEQAPQLREVGSGFMLSPNAMSVLMGLGLRHVGERGAEVTRFDLCAWRGEPLMRERAEALFFCGDAPAVLFHRAALHGALHEAFGNEDVHLGARLARFEDDGRSVVARFEDGREARGDVLVGADGLRSAVRAQLHPGEPLRYAGYPCWRGLVRGFEHPELPRGLLRETQGRGARFGVGYVREDLVYWWATANWPQGQPVPGGDKAFLLDTFRTAHAPIPQLIAATDEAELLRNDIQDRLPLARWGEGRVTLLGDAAHPMAPNLGQGACSAIEDGGVLASVLDASEDLEQGLRHYEARRRERVSWLQRLSWQFGVIGQWESPPAVWMREQSIRLTPVSLLRRQYEQLWGWRLEAGR, encoded by the coding sequence ATGTGCGCTGCGAAGCGGAAGGCGTTGATCATCGGCGGAGGGGTGGGCGGGCTGACGGCGGCGCTCGCCCTGCGGCGGAGCGGCTGGGGGGTGGAGGTGTTCGAGCAGGCGCCGCAACTCCGGGAGGTGGGCTCGGGGTTCATGCTCTCGCCCAATGCCATGAGCGTGCTGATGGGGCTGGGGCTGCGGCATGTGGGGGAGCGGGGCGCGGAGGTGACGCGGTTCGACCTGTGCGCATGGCGCGGGGAGCCGCTGATGCGCGAGCGCGCGGAGGCCCTCTTCTTCTGCGGGGATGCACCGGCCGTGCTCTTCCACCGCGCGGCCCTGCACGGGGCGCTGCACGAGGCCTTCGGGAATGAAGACGTGCACCTGGGGGCCCGGCTGGCGCGTTTCGAGGACGATGGGCGCTCCGTGGTGGCGCGCTTCGAGGATGGGCGGGAGGCAAGGGGAGACGTGCTGGTGGGGGCCGATGGGTTGCGCTCGGCGGTGCGCGCGCAGCTCCACCCCGGCGAGCCCCTGCGGTACGCGGGCTACCCGTGCTGGCGCGGCCTGGTGCGCGGCTTCGAGCACCCGGAGCTTCCCCGGGGCCTGCTGCGCGAGACGCAGGGCCGGGGGGCGCGCTTCGGCGTGGGCTACGTGCGCGAGGACCTCGTGTACTGGTGGGCCACCGCCAACTGGCCCCAGGGCCAGCCCGTGCCGGGCGGAGACAAGGCCTTCCTGCTGGACACCTTCCGGACGGCGCACGCGCCCATCCCCCAGCTCATCGCCGCCACGGACGAGGCGGAGCTCCTGCGCAACGACATCCAGGACCGGCTGCCGCTCGCACGGTGGGGGGAGGGGAGGGTGACGCTCCTGGGGGACGCGGCACACCCGATGGCTCCCAACCTGGGACAGGGCGCGTGCTCGGCCATCGAGGATGGGGGCGTGCTGGCCTCGGTGCTGGACGCCTCGGAGGACCTCGAGCAGGGGTTGCGGCACTACGAGGCCCGGCGCCGGGAGCGCGTCTCCTGGCTGCAACGGCTCTCCTGGCAGTTCGGCGTCATCGGACAGTGGGAGAGCCCGCCCGCCGTCTGGATGCGCGAGCAGTCCATCCGGCTGACCCCCGTGAGTCTCCTGCGGCGGCAGTACGAGCAGCTCTGGGGCTGGCGGTTGGAGGCCGGCCGGTAG
- a CDS encoding MBL fold metallo-hydrolase, with amino-acid sequence MKLQVLGCHGGELPSCRTTCFLVDDVLALDAGALTSTLSLEQLCKVDDILVGHSHFDHVKDLPLMADLIIGRRDKPVTIHASRECARALRENMFNNALWPDFTRIPTRKEPVLRIKPFRAGSTFQVGPYTVQSIPVHHPVESCGFVITRGRSSMAMSGDTGPTDKLWKVLNQTPTLKALLVETSFPNALHQLADVSGHLTPKMLESELTKFQRNGCNVLVYHLKPAFLPQLKRELNEMPVEILELGDTFEF; translated from the coding sequence GTGAAGCTCCAGGTCCTCGGCTGTCATGGTGGTGAGCTTCCCTCCTGCCGCACCACGTGCTTCCTGGTGGATGACGTGCTCGCGCTGGACGCGGGCGCGCTCACCAGCACGTTGTCGCTGGAGCAGCTCTGCAAGGTGGACGACATCCTCGTCGGCCACAGCCACTTCGACCATGTGAAGGATCTGCCGCTGATGGCGGATCTGATCATCGGCCGGCGTGACAAGCCGGTCACCATCCATGCCTCGCGGGAGTGCGCCCGTGCGCTGCGCGAGAACATGTTCAACAACGCCCTCTGGCCGGACTTCACGCGCATCCCCACGCGCAAGGAGCCGGTGCTGCGCATCAAGCCCTTCCGGGCCGGCAGCACCTTCCAGGTGGGCCCGTACACGGTGCAGTCCATCCCCGTGCACCACCCGGTGGAGTCCTGTGGCTTCGTGATCACCCGCGGCCGGAGCTCCATGGCCATGAGCGGGGACACCGGGCCCACCGACAAGCTGTGGAAGGTGCTCAACCAGACGCCCACCCTCAAGGCGCTCCTGGTGGAGACGAGCTTCCCCAACGCACTGCATCAACTGGCCGACGTCTCCGGTCACCTCACGCCCAAGATGCTCGAGAGCGAGCTGACCAAGTTCCAGCGCAACGGCTGCAACGTGCTCGTCTACCACCTCAAGCCGGCCTTCCTTCCCCAGCTGAAGCGGGAGCTGAACGAGATGCCGGTGGAGATCCTCGAGCTGGGCGACACGTTCGAGTTCTGA
- a CDS encoding arginyltransferase, with product MAIILGHTVEPPGPCNYLPDQSSSLEQLVMRDVTAEEYERMLVRGWRRFGPMYFRPACQACNRCVSLRIPTDSFQPNRSQRRARAACAHFRVEVGPPRVDENRLALYRAWHAEREQTREWDASPLGMRDYFLQFAFPHPAAREVAYYDDTAEGGPRLVGLGICDETPNAWSAVYFFFDPAYARCSPGSANVVFQVELARARGIPHVYLGYRVQECASLRYKGTFRPHELLEGRPEPEEPPRWLPPEPSGEPPP from the coding sequence ATGGCCATCATCCTGGGACATACCGTCGAGCCGCCCGGCCCCTGCAACTACCTGCCGGATCAGAGTTCCTCGCTGGAGCAGCTCGTGATGCGGGACGTCACGGCGGAGGAGTACGAGCGGATGCTCGTGCGCGGGTGGCGCCGCTTCGGCCCGATGTACTTCCGGCCGGCATGCCAGGCGTGCAACCGGTGCGTCTCGCTGCGCATCCCCACGGACTCCTTCCAGCCCAACCGCAGCCAGCGCCGGGCCCGGGCCGCGTGCGCCCACTTCCGCGTGGAGGTGGGCCCGCCCCGCGTGGACGAAAACCGGCTGGCGCTCTACCGCGCCTGGCACGCCGAGCGGGAGCAGACGCGCGAGTGGGACGCCTCACCGCTCGGGATGCGCGACTACTTCCTCCAGTTCGCCTTCCCCCACCCGGCCGCGCGAGAGGTGGCGTACTACGACGACACCGCCGAGGGCGGGCCCCGGCTGGTGGGCCTGGGCATCTGCGACGAGACGCCCAACGCCTGGAGCGCGGTGTACTTCTTCTTCGATCCCGCGTACGCGCGCTGCTCGCCGGGCTCCGCCAACGTGGTGTTCCAGGTGGAGCTGGCGCGGGCGCGGGGCATCCCCCACGTGTACCTCGGCTACCGCGTCCAGGAGTGCGCCTCCCTGCGCTACAAGGGCACGTTCCGCCCCCACGAGCTGCTCGAGGGCCGCCCCGAGCCGGAGGAGCCCCCGCGCTGGCTTCCCCCGGAGCCCTCCGGAGAGCCCCCGCCGTAG
- the purM gene encoding phosphoribosylformylglycinamidine cyclo-ligase → MGTTYKQAGVDIEAGDAFVERIKPYAARTVRPEVVAGVGGFGGLFALPPGKYREPVLVAGTDGVGTKLKVAFQANRHGTVGIDLVAMSVNDILTCGAEPLFFLDYFATGRLEVDAAAEVVKGIAQGCEQAGCTLLGGETAEMPGFYARGEYDLAGFCVGVVERSELIDGKSVAPGDALIGMSSSGLHSNGYSLARKVLLEDAKLKLDAVPEGWDRPLGDALLEPTRIYVKDALALAKAVKVKGFAHITGSGIPGNLPRCLPDGTRAVLDEKTWKRPAIFELIQKLGGVERQEMYDTFNMGLGLIAVVAKADVPAALALLKGRGVEAAEVGRVEAGQGEATAVIEA, encoded by the coding sequence GTGGGAACGACCTACAAGCAGGCAGGAGTGGACATCGAGGCGGGCGATGCGTTCGTGGAGCGCATCAAGCCCTATGCGGCGCGGACGGTGAGGCCCGAGGTGGTGGCCGGGGTGGGAGGCTTCGGGGGACTGTTCGCCCTGCCGCCCGGGAAGTACCGGGAGCCGGTGCTGGTGGCGGGCACGGACGGGGTGGGCACCAAGCTGAAGGTGGCCTTCCAGGCCAACCGGCATGGGACGGTGGGAATCGACTTGGTGGCCATGTCGGTGAACGACATCCTCACCTGCGGGGCCGAGCCGCTCTTCTTCCTGGACTACTTCGCCACGGGGCGGCTGGAGGTGGACGCCGCGGCCGAGGTGGTGAAGGGGATTGCCCAGGGCTGTGAGCAGGCGGGGTGCACGCTGCTGGGCGGGGAGACGGCGGAGATGCCGGGCTTCTACGCGCGGGGCGAGTACGACCTGGCCGGCTTCTGCGTGGGCGTGGTGGAGCGCTCGGAGCTCATCGATGGCAAGAGCGTGGCGCCGGGGGATGCGCTCATCGGGATGAGCTCTTCCGGCCTGCACTCCAACGGCTACTCGCTGGCGCGCAAGGTGCTGCTGGAGGACGCGAAGCTGAAGCTGGACGCGGTGCCCGAGGGGTGGGACCGGCCGCTGGGCGACGCGCTGCTGGAGCCCACGCGCATCTACGTGAAGGACGCGCTGGCGCTGGCGAAGGCGGTGAAGGTGAAGGGCTTCGCGCACATCACCGGCAGCGGGATTCCGGGCAACCTGCCGCGGTGCCTGCCGGACGGGACGCGGGCGGTGCTGGACGAGAAGACGTGGAAGCGGCCGGCCATCTTCGAGCTCATCCAGAAGCTGGGCGGAGTCGAGCGACAGGAGATGTACGACACCTTCAACATGGGCCTGGGGCTCATCGCGGTGGTGGCGAAGGCGGACGTGCCGGCGGCGCTGGCGCTGCTGAAGGGGCGCGGGGTGGAGGCGGCGGAGGTGGGCCGCGTGGAGGCGGGCCAGGGCGAGGCCACGGCGGTCATCGAGGCATGA
- a CDS encoding TetR/AcrR family transcriptional regulator: MAEGLRERNKREKLERAKQAARELFARQGFEATTIRQIAEHAGIGLGTLYSYVQTKHELLDLVFLDEWGRVEDASYASLPEEASLVEALLHVFGTMMDHYARDPAMSRLFVRETLFPGGETWGPGWSGACVSSNACAGSSSGPNGRARWTRTWRP, from the coding sequence ATGGCCGAGGGACTTCGGGAGCGCAACAAGCGCGAGAAGCTGGAGCGGGCCAAGCAGGCCGCGCGGGAGCTGTTCGCCCGCCAGGGTTTCGAAGCCACCACCATCCGGCAGATCGCCGAGCACGCCGGCATCGGGCTGGGCACGCTCTACTCCTACGTCCAGACGAAGCACGAGCTGTTGGATCTGGTCTTCCTGGACGAGTGGGGGCGCGTGGAGGATGCCTCCTATGCCTCGCTTCCCGAGGAGGCCAGCCTCGTCGAGGCGCTCCTGCACGTCTTCGGGACGATGATGGACCACTACGCGCGTGACCCGGCGATGTCCCGTCTCTTCGTCCGGGAGACCCTCTTCCCGGGGGGGGAGACATGGGGCCCCGGATGGAGCGGGGCCTGCGTGTCCTCCAACGCTTGTGCGGGCTCGTCGAGCGGGCCCAACGGCAGGGCGAGGTGGACCCGGACGTGGCGCCCGTGA
- a CDS encoding NAD(P)-binding protein, which yields MSTPVARSKPLPSTTAPSRHVYDVIVLGSQLGGALAAALLAKRGYSVLLVEHDGTGPGYEHDGFVLPYAPFVAPALKTMPAVEEAFTELTLTAALQRNLQPHAPELQLVMPRHRVDLHTDAVRRRAELVREFDAEGERILADLTATALQHEPSDAFLKEGPPLPPDGILESWNLKKRVGQHPGLQTEPRLAGEDEPSKLLRGLLPFVVHLDQPATPLARTRPLSQALQTPWRYPGGRDGLRKLLFERLVELGGDLLSPENTDTYVVEELHFEGGRFSAIKLLRSDTLYRASCLVSATDAGALRRLITDRKKHRGLSEQLDLSTLKSFLFTVNWVLPEAVLPRGMGELLLLDTQDAELGPLLVQQHPARTPEGKEDPALRVICAGGFVPASVRDLGEGYLQSLAMRIDAHLDALMPFTKDKRLLRSAPYLDAGAVRGSRLMPHPHYVFDTEAVLGVTGLKQHTPTKNLLLAGREVLPGLGLEGEFLAGARAVRLVQEMLKKKAVLKR from the coding sequence ATGTCGACGCCAGTCGCCAGATCCAAGCCGCTCCCCTCCACCACGGCACCTTCCCGGCACGTCTATGACGTGATCGTCCTGGGCAGCCAGCTGGGTGGAGCGCTCGCCGCGGCACTGCTCGCCAAGCGGGGATACAGCGTGCTCCTGGTGGAGCACGACGGGACCGGGCCGGGCTACGAGCACGACGGCTTCGTGCTGCCCTATGCCCCCTTCGTCGCCCCGGCCCTCAAGACGATGCCCGCGGTGGAGGAGGCCTTCACCGAGCTGACGCTCACCGCGGCCCTCCAGCGCAACCTCCAGCCGCACGCGCCCGAGCTGCAGCTGGTGATGCCGCGCCACCGCGTGGACCTGCACACCGACGCCGTCCGCCGGCGCGCCGAGCTGGTGCGCGAGTTCGACGCCGAGGGCGAGCGCATCCTCGCGGACCTCACCGCCACGGCCCTCCAGCACGAGCCCTCTGACGCCTTCTTGAAGGAAGGCCCGCCGCTGCCGCCCGACGGCATCCTGGAGTCCTGGAACCTCAAGAAGCGCGTGGGCCAGCACCCGGGGCTCCAGACGGAGCCGCGGCTGGCCGGAGAGGACGAGCCCTCCAAGCTGCTGCGCGGCCTGCTGCCCTTCGTCGTCCACCTGGACCAGCCCGCCACGCCCCTGGCGCGCACGCGCCCCCTGTCCCAGGCCCTGCAGACCCCCTGGCGCTACCCGGGCGGCCGCGATGGCCTGCGCAAGCTGCTCTTCGAGCGGCTCGTGGAGCTGGGCGGAGATCTGCTCAGCCCCGAGAACACGGACACCTACGTGGTGGAGGAGCTGCACTTCGAGGGAGGCCGCTTCTCCGCGATCAAGCTGCTGCGCTCGGACACGCTCTACCGGGCCTCGTGCCTGGTGTCCGCCACGGACGCCGGAGCGCTGCGCCGGCTCATCACGGACCGCAAGAAGCACCGCGGCCTGAGCGAGCAGCTGGACCTGTCCACCCTCAAGTCCTTCCTCTTCACGGTGAACTGGGTACTGCCCGAGGCGGTGCTGCCCCGCGGCATGGGAGAGCTGTTGTTGCTGGACACCCAGGACGCCGAGCTCGGCCCCCTGCTCGTCCAGCAGCACCCCGCCCGCACGCCCGAGGGAAAGGAAGACCCCGCGCTGCGCGTCATCTGCGCGGGAGGCTTCGTGCCCGCCAGCGTGCGCGACCTCGGCGAGGGCTACCTCCAGTCGCTGGCCATGCGCATCGACGCCCACCTGGACGCGTTGATGCCCTTCACGAAGGACAAGCGCCTGCTGCGCTCGGCCCCCTACCTGGATGCCGGGGCGGTGCGAGGCAGCCGGCTCATGCCCCACCCGCACTACGTCTTCGACACGGAAGCGGTGCTGGGCGTCACGGGGTTGAAACAGCACACTCCCACGAAGAACCTGCTGCTGGCTGGACGCGAGGTCCTCCCCGGCCTGGGGCTCGAGGGGGAGTTCCTGGCGGGTGCCCGCGCGGTGCGCCTCGTCCAGGAGATGCTCAAGAAGAAGGCGGTCCTCAAGCGCTGA
- the murQ gene encoding N-acetylmuramic acid 6-phosphate etherase, producing the protein MGRSRSKRTALPPSERQHPRSDDLDLVSTEEVVHRLHEEDEAAVRAVRPALVEVARVARIVADALRANGRLLYVGAGTSGRLGVLDASECPPTFGASPSQVQAVIAGGRRAMTHAVEGAEDDVEAGAASMIRLRVGPRDVVCGISASARTPFVLGALDEARRRGARTVLVCCNRPGPKAKADHVLLAETGPELVAGSTRLKAGTATKLILNALTTTAFVTLGKVYRGRMVDVRPTNEKLRDRAARMVAELTDLKPAAAKRLLEQAGHEVKVALAMHFTGLTAKEAKRRLKQTTLRKLADS; encoded by the coding sequence GTGGGAAGATCGCGCTCGAAGAGGACCGCGCTCCCGCCCAGCGAGCGGCAGCACCCCCGTTCGGATGATCTGGACCTCGTCTCCACGGAGGAGGTCGTCCACCGGTTGCATGAAGAAGATGAAGCCGCCGTCCGTGCGGTCCGTCCCGCGCTCGTGGAAGTCGCGCGAGTGGCTCGGATCGTCGCGGATGCATTGCGGGCCAATGGCCGTCTGCTCTACGTGGGCGCGGGTACCAGCGGGCGCCTCGGGGTGCTCGACGCGAGCGAGTGCCCGCCCACGTTCGGAGCCTCCCCTTCCCAGGTGCAAGCGGTGATCGCCGGTGGACGCCGGGCGATGACGCACGCGGTGGAGGGCGCGGAGGACGACGTCGAGGCCGGCGCCGCGTCGATGATCCGGCTGCGCGTGGGTCCCCGGGACGTGGTGTGCGGCATCTCCGCGAGTGCCCGGACGCCCTTCGTGCTGGGCGCGCTGGACGAGGCCCGGCGGCGGGGAGCGCGCACGGTGCTGGTGTGCTGCAACCGGCCAGGTCCCAAGGCGAAGGCGGACCACGTGCTACTGGCCGAGACGGGGCCGGAGTTGGTGGCGGGCAGTACGCGGCTGAAGGCGGGCACGGCGACGAAGCTGATCCTGAACGCGCTCACCACGACGGCCTTCGTGACCCTGGGGAAGGTGTACCGGGGGCGGATGGTGGACGTGCGGCCCACGAACGAGAAGCTGCGCGATCGGGCGGCGCGGATGGTGGCGGAGCTGACGGACCTGAAGCCGGCGGCGGCGAAGCGGCTGCTGGAGCAGGCCGGCCACGAGGTGAAGGTGGCGCTGGCGATGCACTTCACGGGACTGACCGCGAAGGAAGCGAAGCGCCGCCTGAAGCAAACCACCCTGCGGAAGCTGGCCGATTCCTGA
- a CDS encoding Crp/Fnr family transcriptional regulator — MGAEETLFQRFGKEFPKGTVLFREGEPGKEMFVIQSGRIAISKRVRDVEKVLAVLGPGEFFGEMAIISNKPRNASASVSEDAKLLVIDPKTFEGMIRGNAEIAVRMIKKLAERLSEADAQIENLLHADPASRVVHHILQVCQTRGRPMEEGVEIELVVRELPRQIGVGEPAIRNMLDRLERAGLVERSGDRLTVYDTARVHDFLQYLEMKWKFGEL, encoded by the coding sequence ATGGGCGCCGAGGAAACCCTCTTTCAGCGATTCGGCAAGGAATTCCCGAAGGGCACCGTCCTCTTTCGAGAGGGCGAGCCTGGCAAGGAGATGTTCGTCATTCAGTCGGGACGAATCGCCATCTCCAAGCGAGTGCGGGACGTGGAGAAGGTCCTGGCCGTGCTCGGCCCGGGCGAGTTCTTCGGCGAGATGGCCATCATCTCCAACAAGCCTCGCAATGCCTCGGCCAGCGTGAGCGAGGACGCCAAGCTCCTGGTGATCGATCCCAAGACGTTCGAGGGGATGATCCGCGGCAACGCGGAGATCGCCGTGCGGATGATCAAGAAGCTGGCGGAGCGGCTGTCCGAGGCGGACGCGCAGATCGAGAACCTGCTGCACGCGGATCCGGCCAGCCGGGTGGTGCACCACATCCTCCAGGTGTGTCAGACGCGGGGGCGGCCCATGGAGGAGGGGGTGGAGATCGAGCTGGTGGTGCGCGAGCTGCCCCGGCAGATCGGCGTGGGCGAGCCGGCCATCCGCAACATGCTGGACCGTCTGGAGCGGGCCGGCCTGGTGGAGCGCTCGGGTGACAGACTCACCGTCTATGACACCGCGCGCGTCCACGACTTCCTCCAATACCTGGAGATGAAGTGGAAGTTCGGAGAGCTCTAG
- the gstA gene encoding glutathione transferase GstA has translation MKLYYSPGACSLSPHIVLREAGLTFDIEKVDLRSKKTESGKDFTTINPKGYVPTLQLDDGSILTEGPAIVQYLADKAPQSKLAPANGTMERYRLQETLNFISTELHKGFSPLFNPTYPEDAKKIVTENLFKRFAYLNTFLEKGPYLTGEQFTVADAYLFTVLGWTAFVKIDLGQWPVLKAYHARVAGRPAVQAALKAEGLLK, from the coding sequence ATGAAGCTCTACTACTCCCCGGGTGCCTGCTCGCTGTCGCCGCACATCGTCCTGCGCGAGGCGGGCCTGACGTTCGACATCGAGAAGGTGGACCTGCGCAGCAAGAAGACGGAGTCCGGCAAGGACTTCACCACCATCAACCCCAAGGGCTACGTCCCGACCCTGCAGCTCGATGACGGCAGCATCCTCACCGAGGGCCCGGCCATCGTTCAGTACCTCGCCGACAAGGCGCCCCAGAGCAAGCTCGCCCCGGCCAACGGCACCATGGAGCGCTACCGCCTCCAGGAGACGCTCAACTTCATCAGCACCGAGCTGCACAAGGGCTTCAGCCCCCTCTTCAACCCCACCTATCCCGAGGACGCGAAGAAGATCGTCACCGAGAACCTCTTCAAGCGCTTCGCCTACCTGAACACCTTCCTCGAGAAGGGCCCCTACCTCACGGGCGAGCAGTTCACCGTGGCCGACGCCTACCTCTTCACCGTGCTGGGCTGGACGGCGTTCGTGAAGATCGACCTGGGCCAGTGGCCGGTGCTCAAGGCCTACCACGCGCGCGTGGCCGGCCGTCCCGCCGTGCAGGCGGCCCTCAAGGCCGAGGGGCTGCTGAAGTAA
- a CDS encoding DUF6051 family protein produces MSFIGTYRRLAEAFQDGRGAGSMDTGLVLHQRRFRSASEPSVGSPPSFPVPEAALEPESHKGLLDRDEGVEENLDFPYRVLAPAGCERSSRGVVLLHGLNERRWEKYLPWAKALVEGLGVPVILFPVAFHMDRSPALWSDPRSMRQLSRERMRRMPELEASSFANAALSTRIHARPERFVWSGVRTLKDLSRLSESVHRGEEPLLAPGARLDVFAYSIGAFLAELLFMADDGGRFADSRLVTFCGGCLLSQTSPLAREILDSAAARALHVFLDQLDSHKQHRPELGRLLSEDAVGRAFELMVRDDRLHAAREAALQRIGPRMRVIPLRKDSVMPAEAVAGTLSGSGARVEILDMAYEYDHANPFPLQGADEAEVERGFTAVFDRAVEWLRG; encoded by the coding sequence ATGAGCTTCATCGGGACGTACCGCAGGCTCGCCGAGGCCTTTCAGGACGGGCGGGGTGCCGGAAGCATGGACACCGGGCTCGTCCTGCATCAGCGCCGGTTCCGCTCCGCGTCCGAGCCGTCCGTTGGGAGTCCCCCTTCGTTCCCGGTGCCGGAGGCCGCGCTCGAGCCGGAGTCCCACAAGGGATTGCTCGACCGGGACGAGGGCGTCGAGGAGAACCTCGACTTCCCCTACCGCGTGCTCGCGCCGGCCGGGTGCGAGCGGAGCTCCCGGGGCGTGGTCCTCCTGCATGGCCTCAACGAGCGCCGCTGGGAGAAGTACCTGCCGTGGGCCAAGGCCCTCGTCGAGGGGCTCGGCGTCCCCGTCATCCTCTTCCCCGTCGCCTTCCACATGGACAGGTCTCCGGCGCTCTGGTCCGACCCTCGCTCCATGCGCCAGCTCAGCCGCGAGCGCATGCGCCGCATGCCGGAGCTCGAGGCTTCCAGCTTCGCGAACGCCGCCCTGAGCACCCGCATCCACGCCCGGCCGGAGCGCTTCGTCTGGTCCGGGGTCCGCACCCTGAAGGATCTCTCGCGCCTGTCCGAGAGCGTCCACCGGGGAGAGGAGCCGCTCCTGGCTCCCGGAGCCCGGCTGGATGTCTTCGCGTACTCCATCGGCGCCTTCCTGGCCGAGCTCCTCTTCATGGCCGATGACGGCGGGCGGTTCGCCGACTCCCGGCTCGTGACCTTCTGCGGAGGCTGTCTCCTGTCGCAGACGTCACCCCTGGCCCGGGAGATTCTCGACAGCGCCGCCGCCCGGGCGCTGCACGTGTTTCTCGATCAGCTCGACTCACACAAGCAGCACCGGCCCGAGCTGGGCCGGCTGCTCTCGGAGGACGCCGTGGGCCGGGCCTTCGAGCTCATGGTGCGGGACGACCGGCTCCATGCCGCACGCGAGGCCGCCCTCCAGCGGATCGGCCCCCGGATGCGGGTGATTCCGCTGCGCAAGGACAGCGTCATGCCCGCCGAGGCCGTCGCTGGGACGCTGTCGGGCTCCGGCGCGCGGGTGGAGATCCTCGACATGGCGTACGAGTACGACCACGCCAATCCGTTTCCCCTTCAGGGGGCCGACGAGGCGGAGGTCGAGCGCGGGTTCACGGCCGTGTTCGATCGCGCCGTGGAGTGGTTGCGCGGGTAG